The genomic DNA GGCGCGTAGCAGCAACTCCGCCTGGTTGAGCCAGGAGGCGTGGGCTGGAGTGAAAAGCACCCGGACGTGCGGGTAGTGAGTGCGGAGGAAGTCGTGCGTCTGCCCGGCGGTGTGACTGGGGGCGTTGTCCCAGATGAGGTGGATGCGCCTGGCGTCGCGATGGTCCCCAAGTAGCCGCGGCAGTACGGCGCGCAAGCACTCCCCGTTGTTTCTCTCCAGGTGCCAGCTGCGCATGCGGCCGGAGTGCACCACGAGCTTGACCAGGAGGTTCACCGTGCCACGCCGCACGTACTCGAACTCCCGGCGTTCGATGAGGCCGGGTTGCATGGGCCGCACGGGCTGCTCACCGTGCAGCACCTGGATGTTGGGCTTCTCGTCCACGCACACCACCACTTCGTTCCTCTGGGCCAGCTGCCGCGCCTGCTCGTAGCACCACAGCACCTGGGCCGCTTTGTGACGGAAGGTGTCGTCCAGGGTGGGTGTCTTCCAGTAACGCGTGCGGTGAGGCTGCAAGTCAGCCTCGC from Melittangium boletus DSM 14713 includes the following:
- a CDS encoding IS630 family transposase; the encoded protein is MEQLACCEPAGVGLQMMHWSTRSLALVARRRGIAPTLSHSTVALILREADLQPHRTRYWKTPTLDDTFRHKAAQVLWCYEQARQLAQRNEVVVCVDEKPNIQVLHGEQPVRPMQPGLIERREFEYVRRGTVNLLVKLVVHSGRMRSWHLERNNGECLRAVLPRLLGDHRDARRIHLIWDNAPSHTAGQTHDFLRTHYPHVRVLFTPAHASWLNQAELLLRAFAERYLRRGDWASRDEFVEHLDASWPEYNRFYAHPFTWSWTRAKMHSWVDRHLS